A window of the Cutaneotrichosporon cavernicola HIS019 DNA, chromosome: 6 genome harbors these coding sequences:
- the pdcA gene encoding uncharacterized protein (Peptidoglycan-binding domain 1 protein) has translation MLLRNLLLLPLALVVAHPAPADISVDLDKARDEFLTPPHSLSIRAVGDLGAGAFGGDGAGKSRITAVQHLLGAKGHPVGVDGLWGPESSGAVTAFQGGAGLSADGIPGPATLGALVDQISQGSTGGVVSAAQVLLAVEADGDFGPATNTATTTFQSGKGLTADGIIGRDTWTALFSTSAPPKSLPPNDPPAKDPPSKSTPKAVLAGAARLLTDDELKSLRDPGRYAAAAYCKPEGWNDWSCHKCVNGPPFTKFYARGGGGFIPEWYVIGNGASVVVGIRGSEGLTWVDNFVAYLKPVSKSPDWFPGGQDLSLHGGFYDSFSIIIPAITLAVKVALSENKGQILVSGHSQGAALATLVATSLQARLDATVTLRAFSPPRQGNPAWAKYVDATLGNRVWRLTNNNDMVTNLPLMGMGYRHTSGEVWRTIDGQWILCYGQESPWCGMGKDAVPRGIESHTGPFPPNIMMGCGGEK, from the exons ATGCTGCTCAGaaacctcctcctcctcccgctgGCGCTGGTCGTCGCCCACCCAGCACCCGCAGACATATCCGTCGATCTGGACAAGGCGCGGGACGAATTCCTCACTCCACCCCATTCCCTGTCCATTCGTGCGGTGGGCGACCTCGGTGCCGGTGCGTTTGGCGGTGACGGTGCGGGTAAATCTCGTATCACGGCAGTACAGCATCTCCTTGGCGCAAAGGGCCACCCTGTCGGTGTAGATGGTCTCTGGGGTCCCGAGTCGTCTGGCGCCGTCACGGCGTTCCAGGGTGGTGCCGGTTTATCAGCGGATGGTATTCCTGGCCCAGCGACActcggcgccctcgtcgaccagaTCAGCCAGGGATCTACCGGCGGCGTCGTTAGTGCCGCCCAAGTCCTTCTTGCCGTGGAGGCCGATGGGGATTTCGGACCCGCCACGAATACGGCTACAACCACATTCCAGAGTGGGAAGGGGTTGACGGCCGATGGCATAATTGGGAGGGATACTTGGACCGCCCTATTTTCTACTTCTGCTCCTCCAAAATCTCTTCCTCCAAATGACCCGCCGGCCAAGGACCCCCCGTCCAAGTCGACCCCGAAAGCGGTCCTGGCGGGCGCCGCGCGCTTGCTcacggacgacgagctAAAATCGTTACGCGACCCTGGGCGATACGCTGC TGCGGCATACTGTAAGCCGGAAGGATGGAACGACTGGTCTTGCCACAAATGCGTTAATGGACCGCCGTTCACAAAGTTTTACGCCagaggtggtggcggctTTATCCCGGAAT GGTATGTCATTGGGAACGGCGCGTCCGTGGTCGTTGGCATCCGTGGCTCCGAGGGCTTGACATGGGTAGACAACTTCGTTGCGTACCTCAAGCCCGTCAGCAAGTCGCCCGACTGGTTCCCTGGTGGCCAAGACCTGTCCCTACATGGAGGTTTCTACGACTCGTtctccatcatcatccCGGCCATCACCCTGGCAGTCAAGGTCGCCCTTTCCGAGAACAAAGGGCAGATCCTTGTTAGTGGCCACTCGCAGGGTGCTGCCCTGGCGACGTTGGTCGCGACGTCATTACAGGCTCGTCTGGATGCGACGGTCACTTTGAGAGCCTtttcccctcctcgccaaggtAACCCCGCGTGGGCCAAATACGTCGATGCCACACTTGGCAATCGCGTATGGCGCCTCACTAACAATAACGACATGGTCACAAACCTCCCACTTATGGGTATGGGGTATCGCCACACCAGCGGAGAAGTTTGGCGTACCATTGATGGACAGTGGATCTTGTGTTATGGCCAGGAGAGCCCTTGGTGCGGCATGGGCAAGGATGCCGTTCCCAGAGGTATTGAGAGCCATACAGGACCGTTCCCGCCCAACATCATGATGgggtgcggcggcgaaAAATGA